ttatttttatgtttgTTTTGAATTTATTTTCCCCTTGTACATGTAAAAAGGATTATGGGAAAGAATGGGTTAAGGATAAATTAAGTTTAGTAAATTCAAAATTAGGgaaatatgataaaaaaaagaaaattgCTCTTATATCAGGAGCAGCTATAGGAGCCTTAGCATTAATATCACTTATAGGAGgtatttatataactaAAGGAAGAAAAAGTTCAATATGGCATAATTCAGAATTAAATGATACACTTTATGATGTTGTTCTTGAAACAGTGAATCAAGGAAATACAGATGTAAAGTTTGCTTTTCAAAGAGGAGTAAAACTAGATGATGCTGTTCCTAGTGAGGcaacatttaaaaaatatttaaaacaaaatattaaagaTCGCAATTTAAATTTAACATGGCAACAAGAACAGGAATTATATAGAATGCTTCCTTATATTCGCTTTAATGTCGAAAGACTAGCTGCATTTCTTAGATGATTTAATTCttttgttataaaaatttagTATAAATAACCTTATTATATTCCATTTGTAGTAAGTCATATTTATGAAAAGTGAAGTACACACaggaaaaaaagaaaagaaaagaaaagaaacattt
This is a stretch of genomic DNA from Plasmodium reichenowi strain SY57 chromosome Unknown, whole genome shotgun sequence. It encodes these proteins:
- a CDS encoding early transcribed membrane protein 8, coding for MKVSIFFAFVIFMFVLNLFSPCTCKKDYGKEWVKDKLSLVNSKLGKYDKKKKIALISGAAIGALALISLIGGIYITKGRKSSIWHNSELNDTLYDVVLETVNQGNTDVKFAFQRGVKLDDAVPSEATFKKYLKQNIKDRNLNLTWQQEQELYRMLPYIRFNVERLAAFLR